The sequence AGCACAAAAAGCCGAATGAGGACGATTTGTAGCAATCTCAGCCAAAGCAAGCACTTCACTAGACCAAGAACAAACCTTCTTGGCCACAAACCCCTCTGCAAATTCTCGAGAGCCCAATGCAGCCCCAAGATGGCGCTGGCCTTGATCAGTAATCTGCATACCAGTGTCAGCAAAGATAGATTTTGCAATAGTTAACAAATGAGGCTTTACAATCAACACTGTCTTAGATGCATTAGAAAAATACCCGAAATTAGGTCCCAAAGAGGATAGTATCTGCCACCATTTATGCAAAAGTTTCAGTTTCCCCACCGCAGTGGCATCATCTGCAAACCATACCTGCCCAACACTAGGGACTGCCACACGGAGTCTTTTAATTAAGGGAACCACAGCCAGGGCATACATTGCCATTGCGAGAGGATCTCCTTGAGTTGTTCCTTCACAAGATGGGATTTCACCCTCTCCAACTACAAACAATCGGACTGGCTGAGCATAAGTGTTGTTCAGGATAGTAGAAAATGCAGGACAAAGGATGGATATATTATGTAGGGCAGCTTGGCGATTCACACAATTGAATGCATTAGTAGCATCCACCAAGAGCGCAGCTTCACAATCACTGTCATCAAACATATTCTTCATAGCATGTACAGCAGCCTCAGAGCCAGCTGATTGTCCCGCACAGGTCTGTAATGGGCcagcagccagtgcaatatcatcACCTATAACATAAAGGATCGCCTTAGCAACAATTCTACGGGGCACGTCACCAATACCTATTGGTCTCACACCTGGGCGTTTGTCGAGAGGTATCAGCCTGCAAGCAACAAAAGGCATCAAAATTGCAGGTTCAACTGTAGTTATGGATAAACAGCGGGCAACAGAGGCCAAGGCTTGGCACAGTTCAACAGAAGCCTCATTAAAAGAGGTGCACAGACACTTCCACCCATAAGCATCCACACCAGACAAACCGGCAGCACCATGAGTATTAAGTGTTGCACGCTTGATAAGATCGCCTGTGAGAGAGTCAAAGATTATCGGATCAAACTGGGGAGTGATTGGATCACCAGTAGGATCTAGAAGAACGTCAGGGGTAGCAAACTTTGCTGATGGATGTTTCTCTAATAGAATGTCTCTAGCAGTTCGATATACAGGATTTCCCGATGGATCCACACCACAAGGAATCATTGAGTCTAGTGACAACACTCCACCTTTTGAATCCTCCGACAGTAAACGAAGAGCCATACTAACCTTGCCCTCAGACATTAAATGATCAAACAGACGAGAGCGATCATGGAGCTTCCCCCCTAGTGAATTATTCTGCCTAAGGCGGTCCTGTATACACTGACCCTCACGCAGcagatcatcatcatcatcaaaaaaaaaaaatttcgattgtggatggCGTCTACTTTATCCTCTTCACTTTCACCTTCCTTCTCACGgacttttgagtgctactattGACCTTAAACTGCCTTGCTCAAACTGCGTATTTCGTCGGAGTTCGAAGGTGACGCCGTGGACGGCTGGTACAGCCGTTCGACAGTCTTACTGTCTCCTAAACGCTcacgctgttgtaccgtggctcTAGTAAATAACGGTACCTGTGAAGGCAAGCCATCTTTTTGGTAGGAACATTCGTGGTTGTTGTTATTGTGCAGGTTTCAACGTCTGGCACCTTTCATTGTCAAGATGACCACACCAGCAGTCAAGCGGGGACGCGCAGAAGATAACACCCCACCAAAAGCACTGAGTATGCCAGGTGATATTTGTAACCATTGTAAAAAGAAGTGTACTACCAAGGGTAAAGGTAGTGAGGCAGCTCAGTGTGATATTTGTTTTTCTTGGGTCCACACAGCTTGTGAGGGTCTAAGTAAGGAGCAGTACAAACTGCTTGCAGAGGTTACTAAAAGTATTCCTAACCTTGTTTACTGCTGCAAGTTGAATGGTTGTGAAACACATTTTAAGCAGTTGGTCAGAAATACAGATATATCTACTAATAGTGTTGACAGTATTACAGTTAATCTTCAACAAGGTCATGAgctagtcagcagaaaattacTAGAAACAGCTTCCAAGATAGAAGAGTTATCTGCCTGTCTAGTAGCCCTATCATCAAAGGTTGAAGCCCTTGCACATGATCAGTCTAAATCTGACAAAAGTGTTCCTACAACCAAACCCCCTTCACATCCTCCACCTTCCACCGGTGCTGCAGAAGCCATAAATGTCATCAGAGAATATTCAGAAAGGGAACGTCGTAAATGTAATGTTGTTGTATACAATTTATCAGAATCAGATGAAGATAGTGATGCTTTTGCTCACATCTGTAAAGAGGGTCTCAGGCTTAACATAAAGATAGTTAGGGTACTACGATTAGGTAGATCTGCTAGCAACAAAGCTAGACCTCTCTTAGTAACAGTCACAGATCTAGAAGAGAAGCTGCTAATCCTAAGAAATGTTCATAATCTTCACCGCCACAAAGACTTCAGTAACATTTTTATCTCACCTGATAGAACAAGACAAGAGAGAGATACATTTAGAATGCTCAGAGATGAATTAAAAAAAGGAAGTTAAGTGGAGAAACTAACTTGGTAATAAGAAATAACAAAATAGTAGTGTTAAGCAAGCCAGTTAATAATAACCCTGGTCCCGTTACTACTGCCCATACATCTGCTCCACCAACTCAAATTCAAGCCATGGATCAATCGCCACTCATTACTTTTGCTACCCCACCTCCCTCTAACAATTGTTCCTGACCCTGTTAATAGTACACCTACATCTAATCTACCTTCTAAAAAATTAACATTGATTTCAGTAAACATACAATCCGTAGTTAGTAAAAAGCAAGCTTTGTGGGAATCTATTGACTTGTACCAACCTGATTTCATTACTGGTTGCAAAACATGGCTATCCCAATCAGTTTTTGACAGTGAAGTTCTCCCTGAAAATTATAGAATCTATAGGAAAGATCGAAGTGATGGCTATGGAGGTACTCTAATTGGTATAAAAAGGCAGTACCAATCGGAACTTATTGACTGTGACAACCACTGTGAAATATGCGCAGTAAAAGTGAAAGCATCTTCAAACTCTAGTGACATAATGATACTTATAAGTGTATACAGACCCCCTAATAGAGATGTATCTAATTACCACTCACTTTGTAATGCTATCTATAGCATTGAGTTAGCCTATCCAAGGGCAGTGATTGTTTGTGCAGGTGACCTAAACTTACCTGATATATGTTGGAGCACCAGCTCCGTTTGTGGATATAGATATCCTCTGGAGATCAATAATATAACATTGGACTTAgttctgattgtgggtttactcaaaTGGTTGAGCTCCCAACTCGAGGATCAAACCTATTGGACATACTTTTTACAAACAGGCCAACCCTAATACATCGATCTGGTCCAGTTCCTGGAATTAGTGACCATGACATCATTCTCACAACATTTCAAATGAAGGCATCCTACCAAGAAAATACAGCTCGTAAAATATTCCTGTGGAATTCCTTGAATCATAATGACATAAAAACTAAGTTACTGGCACTTAAGAACTACTACACATCTGTATTTACTGAAGATACCCCCGTTGAGCTTCTCTGGAATGTTTTACATTATAACTTACTGGATATTATGGACAATTACATCCCATCTAAAACCGTCCGTATAAACCACAAACAACGCTGGATTAGTCGCAACATCAAACAGCTAAGGAGGCATAAGCAGAGGTACTATAACAAAGCAAGATCCTCAAATTCAATTTCTGACTGGAATAGGTTTAAAGATATTAAGAGAACTATGCAAAGGGAAACTAGACGTGCTTTCAATCAGTATATGTATAAGACTATCCACAATCCTTATGTGTATGGTAAGCGGAAAATGTTCTATAAGTACATCAAATCTTTAAGATCTGATCACACTGGTATACCCTCCTTAGAAAGAAATGGGCAATCCTATACAACAAGTCAAGAAAAAGCGAGGATCTTGAACGAGTACTTCTGTACTGTTTTTACACCAGACAGAAATGATGAAGACCTGCCAAGCATTGGGGACTCTCCTTTCTCAAGTATTTCTAAAATCAATTTACAGGCCTCTGGAATAACTAAGCTTCTAAAAGATCTTGATCCATCAAAAGCTGCAGGACCCGACCACATCCCTGCTAAATTTCTGAAGATGTTTGCTGAAGATTTGACTCCATGTTTGttcattttgttttcagcttcCCTTAAACAAGGCATAATCCCTACAGATTGGAAAAAAGCAACAGTATCACCTATTTTCAAGAAAGGATCACGATCCGACCCAGCTAACTACAGGCCCATTTCACTCACTTCTTTATTATGTAAAACTTTAGAGCACATTATTTACTCGCATGTGATGGGTCATTTAGAACGTAACAACATCCTCTCAACCAATCAGTTTGGCTTCCGCCAAAAACGCtctgctgatcttcaactactattaaccgtccatgacttagcatccagtttaaatgacaatgcacaaactgattgcatactgctggatttcagcaaggcTTTCAACAAAGTTTCCCATaaactcttactgttaaagttaaggtactaCGGAATTACTGGAGAGACAATTAACTGGATTCAGTCTTTTTTAACCAACCGTAAACAGCAAGTTGtttgtgatggttctatttcagaagTTGTCAATGTCaccagtggagtacctcagggctctgtattgggccccttactgttccttgtttttataaatgacaTACCCAGCTGTATCAAATCTACTTGTcgcctatttgcagatgactgtctaTTGTATCGCCAAATTCACTCTAAGCATGACTCCGATGTCCTACAGAATGATTTACATTGTCTGGAACATTGGGCAAACAAATGGTTTATGCAATTTAACCCAATTAAATGTGTTATTTTAACAATTACTCACAAAGTGCATCCAActgtcacacactacacactgtatGATCAAATGCTTGCCCAAGTACAGGAAGCTAAATACTTAGGACTTAAATTAGACAGTAAACTTACTTTCAACAAGCATATTGAGTGTATCTGTAAAAGAGCTAACTCTGCCCTAGCATAAACACTCATTTCTGTCAGAGGAATATTAGAGTTGATGCTTATTGTACATATGtcagaccaattttggagtacgCAGCTTTTGTTTGGTCCCCCTATACCAACATTAACATTAACAAATTAGAATCTGTTCAAAGGAGAGCTGCTAGATATGTGATGTCTGATTTTAACAGATACAGCAGTGTTGGTGAAATGTTATCAACTTTACAGTGGGACAGCTTGAAGAAAAGACGAGATATTCAGTCTCTATGTGTCCTTtataaaatcttaaatggtttaatagatgtttcactcccagaatgtatgattaaaaactctcttatcactagaggtcacaacaaaagatttgttacaatatcttcaACAGTTAATAGCTATAAGTACAGTTTTTTTCCACGAGTAGTCCctcagtggaatgctttaccaagtgtcactgtcaatgcaccaactctacaacaattctctacacttgtacactagtgatctcttcaattacttaattacttatccttaattaatttacttacttaattacttatacttaattaatttacttacttatttacttacattctaatttaatttgtaactaatcattgtactatgctcatgcatatgagtcttgcaattataaaatataatataatcaaaAGACCCCCTGCACCATAAATCCAGTCTTCGTATCAAATGAGATGAATGATCCTTAGCCTTGCTGTTCTTGTAAGGTTTTTGTAGAAGTAAAGGTTGCATCACAGACACTGCTAACAGGGCAATGGAGTGAAGGGCAGAATTCTCTGCAAAACACTGATACAATCTTGCAAGTTCAGTGATTATtaggtgattattagtttctcatccagcctttctaattattatgatgcgggcgggaggatattaccattatgccattattttataatattaacacactgatgtacaaaccttgtccaaattgtctttctttcttactacaaacatttcctttaccagctgattctacttttcgtgatcgacaactgtttttcgacagtcaactgaaagcctgctttgatgaagtcgatagagcacgattgcaactggcactgcagcaatttgaaaacaacagttctcctggcgatatatagcgcagtgtagcgttcatcaacaaaaaattataacagtttggtatctcgtattcttctgagcatgcgcagagtaaataatggcttaccatgcggtagcttaagaaggatgcgggcggtggatgagaaactaataatcaccaataGGGGCCTAAAAGgtactgctacgatgatcagcctatccacacaccaattttcaagttatttctatacttgatTTAgctaccctgtagccgtgacagaagtttgatttttttacgtgcataaacgctcataactccttgaatattactcagattcacaacaaacttggtacgtgaatccaccattaAACGCTCTTCATTAGTGCCAATGATCGAGGCagtcgagttacacgtttgcattttatagcaatttttgcaaagtgtgcaaaaagaaatactttaatgcaaaaatggtgtgttttggagaagggggcatggagctatgcacgcatattgttgttattgttattagcgcaTAAAAAActgctttctttcttcctgtaaatatactcacggtgtggtcgccgctatcttggccgcacgacacaacacactaccatgtgtcttgattattatgTCATAATTTGCATCCACATTTcttagttagggtccgcaatgaaaaaatcgataaTCACGAAATTACTTCCCTACTAATTCAACCTGTAGGgaatatcaaagtatttttctacgtaccaataaaccttatttatctttctccatacgACGGGAATCGCAATTATTTTGTGACTGGAAATCGCGAAAAATTACGCGCTCTCCGGATGAAGCATGAGTTCCTTCCCATATTTGACATATATAGTCCAGGTATATACCTGATTGTAACCCACAGCAAaaataaatcgatttgctactgtggatttggtCCAGAGCTACTCTTTGCCGAAAATCGGCCGAAAATCAcgtattttttatttatttatttatttatttattttatttatttattattttattttatttttggattcggagcaacccagcaatcaacaaaaggaaagcccactcagggccgcccacagggggggggggggggcaactggggcattttgccccgggccccagcctgaaacgggccccaggaggccccatgaagggccccctgaatacctgtttaaaagatcgatatactctaatagagcagtcagatctaaatactctaatagagcagtcacagtattcttcagaggagcagtgtagcaagcttatagataaggagatatggttggtgatgggtagttattgtcattgccagcaggttgtgacctttctttttttttttttttttggtcttcaccttacaacttgggtgaagggccccactttaactctttgccctgggccccttaaattctctgggcggccctgagccCACTACCTTCACTATAAAGTaatatagtttggttatcacttcatgcacagCGAAAGTTTCATATGGACAGTGTTGGGAGTgtaacacgttacgtaatattattacttttgtggtaactaagtaatataacgaaatacgctataaaaacaggtaatataactcaagttacttcacttacaaatgtaacgcgttaccaaagtaatatagttactgtaactagtctgatattacgtaatattattactacaagtaacgaagttactaatctcgttagttatcctcttaGTAACGTCTAGCCAAAACGAAGTAACGAagtctactgaatgaagcttattcaccagcttcttacttattagtctggcggcgcccgccccctTCGCATGGAATAAGgctctggtatgcttagtataatGGAGTTGTActggattaccaaaaactggtgcaaccaatcagaacgctccacgtttaatcagcgcatttttgtttatgttacgtcaaaagaatgaatcaaaTAAAGTTCTGGATCatattgtacatacaaacatCATGTCTCGCTTCTCTGAGCACAGTGTATTCTCTGAATCCCAATTTGGATTTCGTAAGAATTATTCAGCTGAACTACAATAATAACATATCTCATGATTTTGCTTCTAGCTTAAACAACAAAGGCCAAACTGATGCCATATTACTAGATTTTAGCAAGGCTTTTGACCGAGTACCGCATCACTTACTGCTCACAAAGCTTCAACATTATGGTGTAAGTGGTACGTCTTGAACTGGATTACTGACTTTTTGGACAGCCGTACTCAGCGTGTGGTATGTGGTGGTGTCACCTCTAAACCTATAAACGTAACTAGTGGTGTACCTCAGGGAAGTGTGTTGGGACCATTATTATTTTTAGCATATATTAATGATATCACCACCAATTTATCATCTTCCTGTCGTTTATTCGCTGATGACtgtattttgtacagaaagATTGATACACCGGACGATGCTAAAAtacttcaagaagacttgaGAAAACTGGAAGAGACCTGGGGGATGAAATTCAATATAGAGAAATGCATGATATtaacaatcacattaaaacatAATCCTTACATTACGGAATACACCCTCCATGGTAAAAAAACTGAATCCTGTTGTAAATGCTAAATACTTGGGTATCAATTTTGATAGCAAGCTTACATTCAACCATCATGTGGACACTGTTTGCCAAAAAGCTAATAACACTTTAGCATTCTTATGAAGAAATCTGAAACACTGTCAccaaagagttaagctagatgCCTACAAGATATTTGTTCTACCAATTTTCAACTATACTGCGACAGTTTGGTCCCCAAACACGCAATACTACATCAATAAAGTAGAAGCTGTTCAGAAGCGTGCTGCTCGTTCTATTGTGTCAGATTAATGCAGATTAAGTAGTATATCACATATCCTAAATTTACTAAAGTTAAAATCCATAGTGTACCACCATACAAGGCTTTGTCTCTTGATGTTCTACAAGATTgtcaatcacctagtagagcttcctatccccagttatattgtacattctACAAGATGTTTACGAGGAAACCAGGATAAATTCATCAAACcatctgctactgttgatgcatacaaatttagtttttacCCAAGATCAATTACCCTATGGAATCAATTACCAATCAATGATATTTTTCCGTAAATGATTCTGATAgtattcttcaatcaacactgacacattcaatgaaaaacagtaattaataatctaaagacattgtttttatactcaaatttgtgagttttacaatcataaatatatataaatgccctaacagtactgaaagaaacaaaaggagttacgtagctaataaagaacaaagagaagaaagtattatttcgggaagggcttttcgtcttgtttgatacgcgaaaaacccgggttacgctctgatttcctaggtagggagacacGTGTATTCTATAAAAGcagaccaatccactttcgcctatgtaaaggcgaagaaagttcaatatcactgccacagttttgggtgaggcacttccgttaaggccattttcgttacgtcattacattcaaattaaattcctccagaacaactcggtgatactaagcataccaaacccttactctatgcaaaggggcgggcgccgccataCTACTTagttataaccaagatttgcacattgtccaaaaacgcaatcatgtcacgtgataaagcggtaatttcacacgtgacagcttaaggctgtggacagtggacacaaagtaatataatatgtaatattattatagttactttattctatgggtaatatgtaattgtaactaAATTCAGAGTGGCACAGATAAGAAGTACATTAGGCTAAGAGGCACCAATAT comes from Dysidea avara chromosome 4, odDysAvar1.4, whole genome shotgun sequence and encodes:
- the LOC136253707 gene encoding uncharacterized protein, encoding MALRLLSEDSKGGVLSLDSMIPCGVDPSGNPVYRTARDILLEKHPSAKFATPDVLLDPTGDPITPQFDPIIFDSLTGDLIKRATLNTHGAAGLSGVDAYGWKCLCTSFNEASVELCQALASVARCLSITTVEPAILMPFVACRLIPLDKRPGVRPIGIGDVPRRIVAKAILYVIGDDIALAAGPLQTCAGQSAGSEAAVHAMKNMFDDSDCEAALLVDATNAFNCVNRQAALHNISILCPAFSTILNNTYAQPVRLFVVGEGEIPSCEGTTQGDPLAMAMYALAVVPLIKRLRVAVPSVGQVWFADDATAVGKLKLLHKWWQILSSLGPNFGYFSNASKTVLIVKPHLLTIAKSIFADTGMQITDQGQRHLGAALGSREFAEGFVAKKVCSWSSEVLALAEIATNRPHSAFCAFIHGMIGRWVYIMRTIPNVGPLFQPLEDAIRLKLIPALTGHGACSALERDVLSLPCRLGGLGIVNPVDIADSQFTASIKITLSEIFDCCSESTSPSTRR